The following are from one region of the Hyphomicrobiales bacterium genome:
- a CDS encoding protein tyrosine phosphatase yields the protein MTLYICSLAAIHDVVARTGASHLLTVISGGTQVDRPKSITEDNHLFLEFNDITAPAQGLVPPSPAHVEKILAFGQSWDRKAPMVVHCWAGVSRSTAAGYILSHALTPDSDPYDLARLLRARAPWATPNGRMVSFADELLGAKGAMKDAIAAIGRGAMAYEGKPFALPVGETVGHTADDHG from the coding sequence ATGACGCTTTACATCTGCTCGCTTGCCGCCATCCACGACGTTGTCGCCCGCACTGGCGCGTCGCACCTCTTGACCGTGATCAGCGGCGGCACGCAGGTCGACCGACCCAAGAGCATCACCGAAGACAATCACCTCTTCCTTGAGTTCAACGACATCACCGCCCCGGCGCAGGGCCTGGTGCCGCCAAGCCCAGCCCATGTGGAAAAAATCCTGGCGTTCGGCCAAAGCTGGGATCGCAAAGCGCCGATGGTGGTGCATTGCTGGGCGGGCGTCAGCCGCTCGACGGCCGCCGGTTACATACTCTCCCACGCCCTGACACCCGACAGCGATCCCTATGATCTTGCCCGCCTTTTGCGCGCCCGCGCGCCTTGGGCAACGCCCAATGGCCGCATGGTGAGCTTTGCCGACGAATTATTGGGCGCCAAAGGCGCGATGAAGGATGCCATCGCCGCCATCGGGCGCGGCGCCATGGCCTATGAGGGCAAGCCGTTCGCGCTTCCGGTTGGTGAAACGGTCGGCCATACCGCTGACGACCATGGCTAG
- a CDS encoding class I SAM-dependent methyltransferase, giving the protein MAETTPLSLSKLATRARYVARQGTRVGWYAGQAYRMQRLQRRAVKRDPTLKTDVKPPQTKVPGLPELLRGVAALSARDLANIEAGLYPAPREDERWTDRIRDARAFFADAPEVARRRAEKRHQEAREAPHADKRPRYYQQNFHFQTDGWMSDESARLYDTQVEVLFTGATAAMRRMGLVPIAQRMQGKDQRRLQAVDLATGPGNFADALAQAYPRMPLIALDLSEAYASHALKRFKRYRHQQGMVAKAEEMPFADGALDLTSAVFLFHELPPKIRLAVAQEIARVLKPGGLFVFVDSLQPGDTPAYDGLLELFPQLFHEPYYTTYADTDLVGLFEGAGLKAVHEDTAFFSKVLAFEKPL; this is encoded by the coding sequence ATGGCTGAGACGACCCCATTGAGCCTGTCAAAGCTGGCGACACGCGCGCGCTATGTCGCCCGCCAAGGTACGCGCGTCGGGTGGTACGCCGGCCAGGCCTATCGCATGCAGCGCCTGCAAAGACGGGCAGTGAAGCGCGATCCCACCCTCAAAACCGATGTGAAACCGCCGCAGACAAAAGTGCCCGGCCTACCGGAGCTGTTGCGCGGGGTGGCGGCCCTATCGGCGCGGGACTTGGCCAACATTGAAGCCGGTCTCTATCCAGCGCCGCGCGAGGACGAACGCTGGACGGATCGCATTCGCGATGCCCGCGCCTTCTTCGCCGATGCGCCGGAGGTTGCGCGCAGGCGGGCCGAGAAACGTCACCAGGAAGCGCGTGAGGCACCGCACGCCGACAAACGCCCGCGCTACTACCAGCAGAACTTCCATTTTCAGACTGATGGCTGGATGAGCGACGAGTCCGCGCGGCTCTATGACACGCAGGTTGAGGTGCTGTTCACCGGGGCGACGGCGGCTATGCGGCGCATGGGCCTGGTGCCGATCGCACAACGGATGCAAGGCAAAGATCAACGCCGACTTCAGGCTGTCGATCTGGCCACCGGGCCTGGCAATTTTGCCGATGCGCTCGCGCAAGCCTATCCGCGCATGCCGCTGATCGCGCTGGACCTGTCGGAAGCCTATGCGTCCCACGCGTTGAAACGGTTCAAGCGCTATCGCCACCAGCAGGGCATGGTCGCCAAGGCCGAAGAGATGCCGTTTGCCGACGGCGCGCTCGACCTCACCTCAGCAGTGTTTCTCTTCCACGAGCTGCCACCGAAAATCCGCCTGGCCGTGGCCCAAGAGATCGCGCGGGTGCTGAAGCCCGGCGGGCTGTTCGTGTTTGTTGACAGCCTGCAACCGGGCGACACGCCGGCCTATGACGGGCTACTTGAGCTCTTCCCACAGCTCTTCCATGAGCCCTATTACACGACCTATGCGGACACCGATTTGGTCGGATTGTTCGAAGGTGCGGGCCTGAAGGCCGTACACGAAGACACGGCTTTCTTTTCCAAGGTTCTCGCCTTCGAAAAGCCGCTCTAA
- the nadC gene encoding carboxylating nicotinate-nucleotide diphosphorylase, with the protein MSAIANSLPRPIIDELVRAALLEDLGRAGDVTSQACLRPDAKAEAVIRARVPGTLAGLPFAESAFRQIGEGLRFAPKTGDGDRLQPGDEVATIEGPALLLLSAERVGLNFLTHLSGIATATRTFADAIAHTNAKVTCTRKTLPGLRAAQKYAVRAGGGSNHRFGLDDAILIKDNHIAVCGGVVEAVQAAKAYAGHLMAIEVEVDTLDQFALILELLDRQRPDVVMLDNMDPATLAEGVAMNNEASGKPVTLEASGGITLDTIASVAESGVDYISSGWLTSSAPSLDLGLDIDIA; encoded by the coding sequence ATGTCTGCCATCGCCAACAGTCTACCGCGCCCCATCATTGATGAACTGGTGCGCGCCGCACTTCTGGAAGATCTTGGCCGCGCTGGCGATGTGACAAGTCAGGCCTGTTTGCGGCCGGATGCCAAGGCCGAAGCGGTTATCCGCGCGCGTGTGCCCGGAACCCTGGCCGGTCTGCCGTTTGCAGAATCCGCCTTTCGACAGATCGGCGAGGGGCTGCGCTTCGCGCCAAAGACCGGGGATGGCGATCGTCTCCAGCCGGGCGATGAAGTGGCGACCATCGAGGGCCCGGCACTGCTGCTTCTTTCTGCCGAGCGGGTGGGACTGAATTTCCTGACCCATCTGTCTGGTATCGCCACCGCGACACGCACTTTCGCCGATGCCATCGCCCACACCAACGCCAAAGTGACTTGCACACGCAAGACTTTGCCGGGTCTGCGCGCCGCGCAAAAATATGCCGTGCGCGCCGGCGGCGGGTCGAACCACCGTTTCGGGCTCGATGACGCGATCCTCATCAAGGACAACCACATCGCGGTCTGCGGCGGCGTGGTTGAAGCGGTGCAAGCCGCCAAAGCCTATGCCGGGCACTTGATGGCCATTGAGGTCGAGGTGGATACGCTCGACCAGTTCGCGCTGATCTTAGAATTGCTGGACCGTCAACGCCCCGATGTGGTGATGCTGGACAATATGGACCCAGCCACATTGGCCGAGGGCGTGGCGATGAACAACGAGGCATCGGGCAAGCCTGTGACGCTCGAAGCCTCCGGCGGTATCACGCTCGACACCATTGCCAGCGTTGCCGAAAGCGGTGTCGATTACATCTCGTCCGGCTGGCTCACCTCGTCGGCACCATCGCTAGACCTCGGGCTGGATATCGATATCGCCTAA
- a CDS encoding NAD regulator, which translates to MASVADQTIGIDLTAAVTALVGGSPAILTVPSRDPDTDGSALPSGPFAPLRHRTLELGLRGFVEDQTGFRLGYIEQLYTFGDRGRHATSPSSAPHVMSIGYLALTRNDAGESEDAPWSWQSWYQFFPWEDWRAGRPAMLDTVILPALHAWLGKASGDEPPGRSLSRARRVALAFGDAPGEGGEGNLAWDEERVLERYELLYEAGLAQEATRDGRDQSTALDVQSIGRPMALDHRRILATAIARLRGKMKYRPVVFELMPESFTLTGLQSAVEAIAGRRLHKQNFRRLVDNAGLVEPTGATTQATGGRPAALYRFRRDVIAERPSAGLRFGQPVVR; encoded by the coding sequence ATGGCTAGCGTCGCCGATCAGACCATTGGCATTGATCTGACCGCTGCGGTCACCGCTCTGGTCGGTGGGTCGCCGGCAATTCTCACCGTGCCCTCGCGCGACCCAGACACCGATGGCAGCGCTTTGCCATCGGGGCCGTTTGCGCCGCTGCGCCATCGGACGCTGGAACTTGGCCTGCGCGGTTTCGTGGAAGACCAGACCGGATTCCGGCTTGGCTACATCGAGCAACTCTACACCTTTGGCGACCGTGGCCGCCACGCGACTTCACCATCCTCGGCGCCACACGTTATGTCGATCGGCTATCTGGCGCTGACGCGCAACGATGCTGGCGAGAGTGAGGACGCGCCTTGGTCCTGGCAGAGCTGGTACCAGTTCTTTCCCTGGGAGGATTGGCGCGCTGGCCGCCCGGCGATGCTGGACACGGTCATTCTGCCAGCCCTCCATGCTTGGCTCGGCAAGGCGAGTGGCGATGAACCGCCGGGTCGGTCACTCAGCCGCGCGCGTCGTGTGGCGCTGGCCTTTGGCGATGCACCCGGTGAGGGCGGTGAGGGGAATCTCGCCTGGGACGAAGAACGCGTCCTGGAGCGCTACGAACTGCTTTATGAGGCGGGCCTTGCCCAGGAAGCCACTCGCGATGGTCGCGACCAATCCACCGCGCTGGATGTGCAAAGCATCGGCCGACCCATGGCGCTCGACCACCGCCGCATCCTCGCCACCGCCATCGCAAGACTGCGTGGAAAAATGAAATACCGCCCGGTGGTTTTTGAGTTGATGCCGGAAAGCTTCACGCTGACCGGCCTGCAATCGGCGGTCGAGGCGATTGCCGGGCGTCGCCTGCACAAGCAGAATTTCCGCCGCCTGGTTGACAATGCGGGCCTGGTCGAGCCAACCGGCGCCACCACCCAGGCGACCGGTGGCAGACCGGCCGCGCTTTATCGTTTCCGCCGCGACGTCATCGCCGAACGGCCGTCCGCAGGCCTGCGTTTTGGCCAGCCAGTGGTGCGTTAG
- a CDS encoding L-aspartate oxidase yields the protein MSVLVDDVVIVGGGLAGLFCALKLAPRPVTIVTAAPLGLGASSAWAQGGIAAAIAEGDTWQAHLADTIAAGAGLVDENMARLLVKEANVRIQDLLTYGVPFDTDLQGRLTFGREAAHSADRIVHVQGDRAGKAIMAALIDTVAKTPSIRVIENHVVEAILTEGRQVVGLQSRGDGGQAEVPTTLHTRAVVLTSGGTGGLYAVTTNPVEARGQGLAMAARAGAIIADAEFVQFHPTALAVGRDPAPLATEALRGKGATLHYGDGSRLMEGIHEDLELAPRDIVARAIHRAVQSGKGAFLDCREAIGAKFPEAFPTVYESAMEAGIDPVTEMLPVEPAAHYHMGGILTDAYGRTSLDGLWAAGEVSSTGAHGANRLASNSLLEAVVFSARIAEDILRLMPVPELRHAEVGASTGSVVLSHSDEEAMRAIRMVMGQHVGVERSGEGLQAALETLGSIKDNAINLSVRNMALAAWIVTASALKRTESRGGHARADYPDTDPGQAKRSFWTLANLRAAVDDVPKAA from the coding sequence ATGAGCGTTTTGGTCGATGACGTCGTCATTGTCGGCGGCGGGTTGGCGGGGCTCTTCTGTGCCCTCAAGCTGGCGCCGCGGCCGGTTACTATTGTGACGGCCGCGCCCTTGGGCCTTGGCGCCTCATCGGCCTGGGCGCAGGGCGGCATCGCTGCCGCCATTGCCGAAGGCGACACCTGGCAAGCGCATCTGGCTGACACCATTGCCGCCGGTGCCGGGCTGGTCGATGAAAACATGGCCCGGCTTCTGGTCAAGGAAGCCAATGTCCGCATCCAGGATTTGCTGACCTACGGCGTGCCGTTCGACACCGACCTGCAGGGCCGACTGACCTTTGGTCGTGAGGCGGCCCATTCCGCCGACCGCATCGTCCATGTCCAGGGCGACCGCGCCGGCAAGGCGATCATGGCCGCGCTTATCGACACGGTGGCGAAGACGCCATCGATCCGCGTGATCGAAAACCACGTCGTTGAGGCCATTCTTACCGAGGGCCGCCAAGTTGTGGGTCTGCAATCGCGTGGCGATGGCGGTCAGGCCGAAGTGCCGACCACCCTGCACACCCGCGCCGTTGTTCTCACGTCTGGAGGCACCGGCGGGCTTTACGCCGTGACGACCAACCCGGTCGAAGCGCGCGGGCAGGGCTTGGCCATGGCCGCCCGTGCCGGCGCGATCATAGCCGACGCCGAGTTCGTGCAGTTCCACCCAACCGCGCTGGCGGTCGGCAGAGACCCGGCGCCGCTCGCCACCGAGGCTTTGCGCGGCAAGGGCGCGACGCTCCATTACGGCGATGGCTCGCGCCTGATGGAAGGCATTCACGAAGATTTGGAACTGGCACCACGCGACATCGTCGCTCGCGCTATCCACCGCGCCGTGCAGTCCGGCAAAGGCGCGTTTCTCGATTGCCGCGAAGCGATTGGCGCGAAGTTTCCTGAGGCGTTTCCCACCGTCTATGAAAGCGCCATGGAGGCCGGCATCGATCCGGTGACGGAGATGCTGCCGGTCGAACCCGCCGCGCACTACCATATGGGCGGCATTCTCACCGACGCTTACGGACGCACGTCCTTGGATGGCCTGTGGGCAGCGGGCGAAGTGTCCTCCACCGGCGCCCATGGCGCCAACCGTTTGGCGTCGAACTCGCTGCTTGAGGCGGTGGTGTTCTCTGCACGCATTGCTGAAGATATCTTGCGCCTGATGCCGGTGCCGGAGCTGCGCCATGCCGAAGTCGGCGCGAGCACCGGCTCGGTTGTCCTGTCTCATTCCGACGAGGAAGCCATGCGGGCAATCCGTATGGTGATGGGCCAGCATGTGGGCGTAGAACGCAGCGGCGAGGGGCTTCAAGCAGCGCTGGAAACCCTTGGCTCGATAAAAGACAATGCGATCAATCTCTCGGTGCGCAACATGGCGCTCGCCGCCTGGATTGTCACCGCCAGCGCGCTCAAACGCACTGAAAGCCGCGGCGGTCATGCCCGCGCCGACTATCCGGACACTGATCCGGGGCAAGCCAAGCGCTCTTTCTGGACCCTTGCCAATTTGCGCGCAGCGGTTGATGACGTGCCCAAAGCCGCTTAG
- the nadA gene encoding quinolinate synthase NadA: MTAVQEREFRVESPRTITRVPTPDWHDAPAPAPARTFERLPMPDLTYTPEVEAAVGHLYEKMSHAIPRIEWPVHAPYIKAINELKKQRGAAILAHNYQTPEIFHGVSDIVGDSLQLAKEATKVDADVIIQCGVHFMAETSKLLNPEKTVLIPDMKAGCSLASSITGADVRALKAAYPGVPVVAYVNTSADVKAEVDICCTSSNAVQVVESLGTERVIFLPDQYLARWVATQTEVDIIAWKGACEVHERFTGAELRDYKASDPSIKVIAHPECPPDVIAEADFTGSTAGIIDWVVERGEGKVLMVTECSMADNVAAAAPDVEFVRPCNLCPHMKRITLPKILDTLLTMEGEVLIAPEMAKRARASVEAMVNLNN; the protein is encoded by the coding sequence ATGACAGCAGTTCAAGAACGCGAGTTTCGCGTTGAAAGCCCGCGCACCATCACCCGCGTCCCAACGCCCGATTGGCACGATGCTCCGGCGCCTGCGCCCGCGCGCACCTTTGAGCGCTTGCCGATGCCCGACCTCACCTACACGCCCGAAGTCGAGGCTGCTGTCGGCCATCTCTATGAGAAAATGAGCCATGCCATTCCGCGTATCGAATGGCCCGTGCATGCGCCTTACATCAAGGCGATCAACGAGCTTAAAAAACAGCGCGGTGCCGCGATCCTGGCGCACAACTATCAAACGCCGGAAATCTTCCATGGCGTGTCGGACATTGTCGGCGACAGTCTGCAGCTGGCCAAGGAAGCGACCAAAGTGGATGCCGATGTGATCATCCAGTGCGGTGTGCACTTCATGGCTGAGACGTCCAAGCTCTTGAACCCGGAAAAAACGGTGCTCATCCCAGATATGAAGGCTGGCTGTTCCCTTGCCTCCTCGATCACGGGGGCGGATGTGCGCGCACTCAAAGCTGCCTATCCTGGTGTGCCGGTCGTTGCCTATGTGAACACGTCCGCCGATGTGAAGGCCGAGGTCGACATTTGCTGCACCTCGTCAAACGCCGTGCAGGTGGTCGAAAGCCTTGGCACCGAGCGCGTGATCTTCCTGCCGGACCAGTATCTGGCACGTTGGGTCGCGACGCAGACCGAGGTCGACATCATCGCTTGGAAGGGCGCTTGCGAGGTGCATGAACGGTTCACTGGCGCTGAGCTGCGCGACTACAAGGCGTCCGATCCGTCGATCAAAGTGATCGCCCACCCCGAATGTCCGCCTGACGTAATCGCTGAGGCCGATTTCACCGGCTCCACCGCTGGTATCATCGATTGGGTGGTCGAGCGCGGCGAGGGCAAGGTGCTCATGGTCACTGAGTGTTCCATGGCCGACAATGTCGCTGCGGCGGCGCCGGATGTGGAGTTTGTGCGCCCGTGCAATCTTTGCCCGCACATGAAGCGCATCACGCTGCCGAAGATCCTCGACACGCTGCTCACCATGGAAGGCGAGGTTCTGATCGCGCCGGAAATGGCCAAGCGTGCCCGCGCCTCGGTCGAAGCCATGGTGAACCTCAACAATTAA
- a CDS encoding SCO family protein, which yields MMRAFRFVLWGLVGLVVLGMGAFLTLTYLRGQAPDQAALFEGVDSVGGPFTLVRSDTGATVTEADFADKPKAIFFGFTYCPDVCPTTLFELSTYLDQLGPLADDIHVLMVSVDPERDTPEFLEQYVAAFSDQIVGLTGTPEAVDEAVANYRVYARRVELDDGDYTMDHTASIFLMNEDNQLVGTIAYQESPETALPKLERLARLGS from the coding sequence CTGATGCGCGCCTTCCGCTTTGTCCTTTGGGGATTGGTCGGCCTTGTCGTGCTGGGCATGGGGGCGTTTCTGACGCTGACCTATCTGCGCGGCCAAGCGCCGGACCAGGCCGCGCTTTTTGAAGGCGTCGATAGCGTAGGGGGCCCCTTCACCCTGGTGCGCTCCGACACCGGCGCAACGGTCACTGAGGCCGACTTTGCCGACAAACCCAAAGCGATCTTCTTTGGCTTCACCTATTGCCCGGACGTCTGCCCAACGACCTTGTTTGAGCTTTCAACCTATCTCGATCAGCTCGGCCCGCTTGCCGATGACATCCATGTGTTGATGGTGAGCGTCGATCCGGAGCGCGATACGCCGGAGTTCTTAGAACAGTATGTGGCGGCTTTCTCCGACCAGATTGTCGGCCTGACCGGCACGCCGGAAGCGGTGGACGAGGCGGTCGCCAACTACCGCGTCTATGCCCGCCGCGTTGAGCTTGATGATGGCGACTACACCATGGATCACACCGCCTCGATTTTTCTGATGAACGAGGACAATCAGCTGGTTGGCACCATCGCCTATCAGGAAAGCCCGGAAACGGCGTTGCCCAAGCTGGAGCGGTTGGCACGCCTCGGCAGCTAG
- a CDS encoding oxidoreductase, protein MSLPTEPFRAIWITSDDGKRAKPAVVNEITLDDLMPGDVTLKVTHTTVNFKDGLAMTAKGPIARKFPMIPGVDMAGTVIASERDDFAVGDEVILNGFGVGEGHMGAYADYARVSGDWLIHRPDGLTGAQAMAIGTAGYTAMLCVMALDKAGVKPDDGPVLVTGSAGGVGSVAIAILAKRGYHVVASTGRPEEEDYLKGLGAAEIVDRNEFNSDVRPLAREKWAGAVDAVGSKTLANVLSQVKYGGAVAACGLAQGGDLPSFVHPFILRAVQLIGVESVMTPISVRKAAYEQLAKDLDMAKLDAMTTHIGFDDLLDAGQQIMDGKVRGRLVATL, encoded by the coding sequence ATGAGCCTACCGACCGAGCCGTTCCGAGCGATCTGGATCACCAGCGACGATGGCAAACGCGCCAAGCCTGCCGTCGTCAACGAGATCACGCTTGATGATCTGATGCCCGGCGATGTGACGTTGAAAGTCACGCACACGACGGTGAACTTCAAAGACGGTTTGGCGATGACGGCAAAGGGGCCGATCGCGCGCAAGTTCCCGATGATCCCAGGCGTTGATATGGCCGGCACGGTGATTGCCTCAGAACGCGATGATTTCGCCGTGGGCGATGAGGTGATCCTCAACGGCTTCGGTGTTGGCGAAGGCCATATGGGTGCCTATGCCGACTACGCGCGCGTCTCCGGCGATTGGCTGATCCATCGCCCGGACGGGCTAACGGGCGCACAGGCCATGGCCATCGGCACGGCTGGCTACACGGCGATGCTCTGCGTCATGGCGCTCGACAAGGCAGGCGTTAAGCCGGACGACGGTCCGGTTCTGGTGACCGGATCAGCAGGCGGGGTCGGTTCCGTCGCCATCGCGATCCTTGCCAAGCGCGGCTATCACGTTGTCGCCTCCACCGGGCGTCCGGAGGAAGAGGACTATCTGAAAGGCTTGGGTGCGGCGGAAATCGTCGACCGAAACGAATTCAACAGTGATGTGCGTCCACTGGCTCGGGAAAAATGGGCGGGCGCCGTCGATGCGGTGGGTTCGAAGACCCTCGCCAACGTTCTCAGCCAAGTGAAATATGGCGGCGCTGTCGCGGCCTGCGGCCTGGCGCAAGGCGGTGATCTGCCGTCCTTCGTGCATCCATTCATTCTGCGCGCCGTGCAGTTGATTGGTGTGGAATCGGTGATGACCCCGATCTCAGTGCGCAAAGCGGCCTACGAACAGCTCGCCAAGGACCTCGACATGGCCAAGCTTGACGCCATGACCACACATATCGGCTTTGACGACTTGCTCGATGCCGGACAGCAGATCATGGACGGCAAAGTGCGCGGGCGGTTGGTCGCCACGCTTTAA
- a CDS encoding HD family hydrolase, which translates to MLSGRRLDLADPSPLDIEIEDIAHGLARVARWNGQTIGDHAFSVAQHCLLVVDLVDVLFEQETPADLRLAALLHDGPEYVIGDMISPFKALLGDGYRSIEARLAAAIHLRHQLPASLPVPMHKLIKQADSVSAFLEASQLAGFALDEAEKLFGKPPGSLATITLQPMSALDAETAFLTRHGDLFAAHLAHLAVRPKPPTART; encoded by the coding sequence ATGCTGTCGGGCCGGAGGCTCGACCTGGCCGACCCGTCACCGCTTGATATCGAGATCGAAGACATTGCCCATGGCCTGGCGCGTGTCGCCCGTTGGAACGGGCAGACGATCGGCGATCACGCTTTTTCGGTGGCGCAGCATTGCCTGCTGGTCGTCGACCTTGTCGATGTGCTCTTTGAGCAAGAAACGCCCGCCGATCTGCGCCTCGCCGCACTTCTCCATGACGGACCGGAATATGTGATCGGCGATATGATTTCGCCGTTCAAAGCGCTGCTCGGCGATGGCTATCGCAGCATCGAAGCTCGGCTTGCCGCCGCGATTCATCTGCGCCACCAACTGCCCGCAAGCCTGCCCGTGCCGATGCACAAACTGATCAAGCAGGCCGACAGCGTGTCGGCTTTTCTGGAAGCCTCGCAATTGGCTGGCTTTGCGCTCGACGAGGCTGAAAAACTGTTCGGTAAGCCACCGGGTTCGCTGGCCACCATCACCCTTCAGCCAATGTCGGCCTTGGATGCAGAGACGGCCTTCCTGACCCGCCATGGCGACCTGTTTGCGGCCCATCTGGCCCATTTGGCAGTGCGCCCAAAACCTCCCACGGCGCGCACGTAA
- a CDS encoding MFS transporter, with the protein MANRSQPLSNPPGSSGVPMTALWLVIVCGCLISLLSFGPRSVLGLFLVPMTEAQGWSREVFALSLAIQNLIWGIGQPFAGAVADRYGTGRVLALGGLIYAGGLVLMAWAPTPAWLHVSAGLMIGLGMAAASFSIVLAAFGRRVPPEKRPMVFGIGTAAGSMGQFLFAPMGRAFIADYGWEQALILLGVIMLAIPVLAFALRGRSDQSAAADFIKDQTLTQAVTQAFAHRSYVLLVIGFFVCGFHVAFITAHLPAYLEDLGMDPTLGAWSLALIGLFNVIGSLASGVIAGKYSKPIFLALIYLARAAIIALFLILPISPLTVLVFSATMGLLWLSTVPPTSALVAIMFGPKYMATLMGIVFFNHQLGAFLGVWLGGRLYDTTGSYDVVWYLGIALGILAAIVHWPIREARADTPLATPAE; encoded by the coding sequence ATGGCGAATCGATCTCAACCTCTCAGCAATCCGCCTGGTTCGTCGGGCGTGCCGATGACGGCGCTTTGGCTCGTCATTGTCTGCGGCTGTCTGATTTCATTGTTGTCCTTCGGGCCGCGCTCGGTGCTCGGCCTGTTTCTGGTGCCGATGACGGAAGCGCAAGGATGGAGCCGCGAGGTTTTCGCGCTGTCGCTTGCCATTCAGAACCTGATCTGGGGCATCGGTCAGCCTTTTGCCGGTGCCGTTGCCGACCGCTACGGCACCGGCCGGGTGCTCGCCTTGGGCGGTCTGATCTACGCTGGCGGCCTGGTTTTGATGGCGTGGGCGCCAACGCCTGCCTGGCTACACGTATCGGCTGGCCTGATGATCGGGCTTGGCATGGCCGCCGCCTCTTTCTCCATCGTGCTTGCCGCCTTTGGGCGCCGCGTCCCACCTGAAAAGCGCCCGATGGTGTTCGGCATTGGCACGGCGGCAGGCTCGATGGGGCAGTTTCTGTTCGCGCCGATGGGCCGGGCCTTCATCGCCGACTATGGCTGGGAACAAGCGCTGATCCTGCTCGGCGTTATCATGCTCGCCATCCCGGTCTTGGCATTTGCCTTGCGGGGCCGTTCTGACCAATCGGCGGCCGCCGATTTCATCAAGGATCAAACGCTGACGCAGGCGGTTACCCAGGCGTTCGCCCACCGCTCTTACGTGCTGTTGGTGATCGGCTTTTTCGTTTGCGGCTTCCATGTTGCGTTCATCACGGCCCACCTGCCGGCCTATCTGGAAGACCTTGGGATGGATCCAACTCTCGGCGCTTGGTCTCTGGCGCTGATCGGCCTGTTCAATGTCATCGGCTCGCTGGCGTCGGGCGTGATTGCGGGCAAGTACTCCAAGCCGATTTTTCTGGCGCTGATCTATCTAGCCCGCGCCGCGATTATTGCGCTCTTCCTCATTCTGCCGATCTCACCGCTGACCGTGCTCGTCTTCTCAGCGACGATGGGCCTGCTCTGGCTTTCCACCGTTCCGCCGACCTCGGCACTGGTAGCGATCATGTTCGGGCCGAAATACATGGCGACCTTGATGGGTATCGTCTTCTTCAACCATCAGCTTGGCGCGTTCCTCGGCGTCTGGCTCGGCGGACGCCTCTACGACACGACCGGCTCCTACGATGTTGTCTGGTACCTCGGGATCGCTCTTGGCATTTTGGCTGCCATCGTGCATTGGCCTATCAGAGAGGCGCGGGCGGACACCCCGCTGGCGACGCCTGCTGAGTGA
- a CDS encoding copper chaperone PCu(A)C: protein MTKFAFLTAGALALALSSSIALAHDGGHGHDHGDDMTMVGDLELSNLRVIETPPNARNAGGFLTIMNMGDSDDRLVAAFSPAAERVELHTMTMDGDVMRMRELEDGIALPAGEMVELAPGGLHVMFIGLTGPFVAGETVAVTLTFESGASQDLTLPVIERAMEMNHGGHGTHGSTN, encoded by the coding sequence ATGACCAAATTTGCATTCCTGACCGCAGGCGCGCTGGCGCTTGCCCTCTCCTCCTCGATCGCGTTGGCGCATGATGGCGGCCACGGCCATGATCATGGCGATGACATGACGATGGTCGGCGATCTTGAGCTCTCCAACTTGCGCGTCATCGAAACACCGCCCAACGCCCGCAATGCCGGCGGGTTTTTGACCATCATGAACATGGGCGACAGCGATGACCGGCTGGTGGCGGCTTTCTCACCGGCTGCCGAACGCGTGGAACTCCACACCATGACCATGGACGGCGATGTGATGCGCATGCGCGAGCTGGAGGACGGCATCGCCCTGCCCGCAGGCGAGATGGTTGAGCTTGCCCCCGGCGGCCTGCACGTGATGTTCATTGGCCTCACCGGTCCCTTTGTCGCCGGTGAAACCGTGGCGGTCACCCTGACCTTTGAAAGCGGCGCGAGCCAGGACCTCACCTTGCCGGTGATCGAACGCGCCATGGAAATGAACCATGGCGGCCACGGCACACATGGGAGCACCAACTGA